Proteins from a single region of Bos javanicus breed banteng chromosome 7, ARS-OSU_banteng_1.0, whole genome shotgun sequence:
- the PRELID1 gene encoding PRELI domain-containing protein 1, mitochondrial, with product MVKYFLGQSVLRSSWDQVFAAFWQRYPNPYSKHVLTEDIVHREVTSDQKLLSRRLLTKTNRMPRWAERLFPANVAHSVYILEDSIVDPQNQTMTTFTWNINHARLMVVEERCVYRVNSDNSGWTEIRREAWVSSSLFGVSRAVQEFGLARFKSNVTKTMKGFEYILAKLQGEAPPKTLVETAKEAKEKAKETALAATEKAKDLASKAATKKQQQQQQFV from the exons ATGGTGAAGTATTTCCTGGGCCAGAGCGTGCTCCGGAGTTCCTGGGACCAAGTGTTTGCTGCCTTCTGGCAGCGGTACCCGAATCCCTATAG CAAACATGTCTTGACGGAAGACATAGTGCACCGAGAGGTGACCTCTGACCAGAAGCTCCTGTCCCGACGACTCCTGACCAAGACGAACAGGATGCCCCGCTGGGCTGAGCGACTGTTTCCTGCCAATGTTGCTCACTCAGTGTACATCCTGGAGGATTCTATTGTGGACCCACAAAACCAGACCATGACCACCTTCACCTGGAACATCAACCACGCCCGGCTGATG GTGGTGGAGGAACGATGTGTTTACCGTGTGAACTCTGATAATAGCGGCTGGACCGAAATCCGCCGGGAAGCCTGGGTCTCCTCTAGCTTATTTGGTGTCTCCAGAGCTGTCCAG GAATTTGGTCTCGCGCGGTTCAAAAGCAACGTGACCAAGACTATGAAGGGTTTTGAATACATCTTGGCCAAGCTGCAAG GTGAGGCCCCTCCCAAAACCCTTGTTGAAACAGCCAAGGAAGCCAAGGAGAAGGCCAAGGAGACGGCACTGGCAGCTACAGAGAAGGCCAAGGACCTTGCCAGCAAGGCAGCCaccaagaagcagcagcagcagcagcagttcgtGTAG
- the MXD3 gene encoding max dimerization protein 3 encodes MEPVASNIQVLLQAAEFLERREREAEHGYASLCPHRSPGPVHRRRKRSPQAPGALDSGRSVHNELEKRRRAQLKRCLEQLKQQMPLGADCVRYTTLSLLRRARMHIQKLEEQEQRARQLKEKLRSKQQSLRRQLEQLRGLGTVGERERLRADSLDSSGLSSERSDSDQEELEVDVESLVFGGEAELLRGFSAGQEHSYSHSGSAWL; translated from the exons ATGGAACCGGTGGCCAGCAACATCCAAGTCTTGCTGCAGGCGGCGGAGTTCCTGGAGCGCCGcgagagag AGGCCGAGCATGGCTATGCGTCCCTGTGCCCTCACCGGAGTCCAGGTCCAGTCCACAGGAGGAGGAAGCGGTCTCCCCAAGCTCCTGGCGCGCTGGACAGTGGGCG gtctgTGCACAACGAGCTGGAGAAGCGCAG GAGGGCCCAGCTGAAGCGGTGCCTGGAGCAGCTGAAGCAGCAGATGCCCCTGGGGGCTGACTGTGTCCGATACACCACACTGAGCCTTCTGCGCAGGGCCAGAATGCACATCCAG AAGCTGGAGGAGCAGGAGCAGCGGGCCCGGCAGCTCAAGGAGAAGCTGCGCAGCAAGCAGCAGAGCCTGCGGCGGCAGCTGGAGCAACTCCGGGGGCTGGGCACGGTGGGCGAGCGGGAGCGCCTGCGGGCGGACAGCCTGGACTCCTCGGGCCTCTCCTCCGAGCGCTCCGACTCAGACCAAG AGGAGCTGGAGGTGGACGTGGAGAGCCTGGTGTTCGGAGGTGAGGCTGAGCTGCTGCGGGGCTTCAGCGCAGGCCAGGAGCACAGCTACTCACACAGTGGCAGTGCCTGGTTATGA
- the RAB24 gene encoding ras-related protein Rab-24, which yields MSGQRVDVKVVMLGKEYVGKTSLVERYVHDRFLVGPYQNTIGAAFVAKVMSVGDRTVTLGIWDTAGSERYEAMSRIYYRGAKAAIVCYDLTDSSSFERAKFWVKELRNLEEGCQIYLCGTKSDLLEEDRRRRRVDFHDVQDYADNIKAQLFETSSKTGQSVDELFQKVAEDYVSVAAFQVMTEDKGVDLGQKANPYFYSCCHH from the exons ATGAGCGGGCAGCGCGTGGACGTCAAGGTGGTGATGTTGGGCAAGGAGTACGTGGGCAAGACGAGCCTGGTGGAGCGATACGTGCACGATCGCTTCCTGGTGGGGCCTTATCAGAAT ACCATTGGGGCCGCCTTCGTAGCCAAGGTGATGTCTGTCGGAGACCGGACGGTGACTTTGGGTATTTGG GACACAGCAGGCTCTGAGCGCTATGAGGCCATGAGCCGAATCTACTATCGGGGCGCCAAGGCTGCCATCGTCTGCTATG ACCTGACAGACAGCAGCAGCTTTGAACGGGCAAAGTTCTGGGTGAAGGAGCTGCGCAACCTAGAGGAG GGCTGTCAGATCTACTTGTGTGGCACCAAGAGTGACCTGCTGGAGGAGGACAGGCGGCGGCGACGAGTGGACTTCCACGACGTTCAGGATTATGCAGACA ATATCAAAGCTCAGCTCTTTGAAACATCCAGCAAGACAGGCCAGAGTGTGG ACGAGCTCTTCCAGAAAGTCGCAGAGGATTACGTCAGTGTGGCCGCCTTCCAGGTGATGACAG AGGACAAGGGCGTGGACCTGGGCCAGAAGGCAAACCCCTACTTCTACAGCTGTTGTCATCACTGA